One genomic region from Tachysurus fulvidraco isolate hzauxx_2018 chromosome 14, HZAU_PFXX_2.0, whole genome shotgun sequence encodes:
- the parapinopsina gene encoding parapinopsin a: protein MSSINLSNISEAETLHHGSVNDHIMPRIGYTILAILMALSSSVGIILNVVVIIVTVRYKQLRQPLNYALVNLAVADLGCAVFGGLVTAVTNAMGYFSLGRIGCVLEGYAVAFFGIAGLCSVAVIAVDRYMVVCRPLGAVMFQTKHALAGVVFSWVWSFIWNTPPLFGWGSYQLEGVMTSCAPNWYSRDPINISYILCYFMLCFALPFATIIFSYTRLLYTLRQVAKLQMGESGSTAKAEVQVARMVVVMVLAFLLTWLPYAALALTVIFNSNIYINPVIATIPTYLTKSSTVFNPIIYIFMNRQFRDYALPFLFCGKNPWASEEVSDVNTLTTTVSKSSSVSPL from the exons atgtcATCCATTAACCTATCCAACATTTCAGAAGCTGAGACATTGCATCACGGCTCAGTAAATGATCACATCATGCCAAGAATAGGCTACACCATCTTGGCAATTCTTATGGCTTTGTCATCCAGTGTTGGCATCATCTTGAATGTGGTGGTAATAATTGTGACAGTGAGGTACAAACAACTGCGTCAGCCACTGAACTATGCTCTGGTAAATCTAGCAGTGGCTGATCTTGGTTGCGCTGTGTTTGGGGGGCTAGTCACGGCAGTCACCAATGCCATGGGCTACTTCAGTCTTGGCAGGATAGGATGTGTTTTGGAAGGCTATGCTGTTGCCTTCTTTG GTATTGCTGGTTTGTGCTCAGTTGCAGTTATTGCTGTTGACCGCTACATGGTGGTATGCAGACCACTGGGCGCAGTGATGTTCCAAACCAAACATGCCCTGGCAGGTGTAGTGTTTTCCTGGGTATGGTCTTTCATTTGGAACACACCACCACTGTTCGGATGGGGCAGTTACCAACTGGAGGGTGTGATGACCTCCTGCGCCCCCAACTGGTACAGCAGAGACCCAATCAATATCTCATACATCCTGTGCTACTTcatgctttgctttgctttgccaTTTGCCACCATTATCTTCTCTTACACACGCCTCCTTTATACTTTACGACAG GTGGCTAAGCTGCAAATGGGAGAAAGTGGAAGCACGGCCAAGGCTGAGGTTCAAGTGGCCCGTATGGTGGTCGTCATGGTCCTGGCCTTTTTGCTTACATGGTTGCCTTATGCAGCTCTGGCCCTAACTGTGATCTTTAACTCCAACATCTACATCAACCCAGTAATTGCCACCATACCCACATACCTGACCAAGAGCAGCACTGTCTTCAACCccatcatttatatatttatgaacaGACAG TTCAGGGACTATGCTTTGCCATTTCTCTTCTGTGGAAAAAACCCTTGGGCATCAGAAGAAGTCTCAGATGTCAATACACTAACTACTACAGTCAGCAAAAGCAGCTCAGTATCACCATTATAA
- the LOC113656224 gene encoding ATP-sensitive inward rectifier potassium channel 1-like gives MARTLHQFFRDYLANWRFYKNRLVSKDGHCHIEYGNVGYSSRFAYMQDLWTTFVEVRWRYIIFLFVASFTLSWFIFGLIWYWIGLVNGDMWWQNPPPDHKPCVFNVFGLTSAFLYSLETQATIGYGLRVLSPYCPGAVAVIIIQSIIGILINCFWCGLVMAKIALPKKRAKTITFSKIAVICPKNTALCLQIRVANLRKTLMIGSQLYGKLLRTTVTPEGETIILDQVNIDFMVDAGKDNLFFICPLTLYHVIDKDSPFFKMTSNTVLQQEFELVVFLDGTDESTSSTCQVRTSYLPQEIRWGYKFLPIISRSKEGKYCVDFSNFERVEAVPTAHCAHCFYNGPCDPHSPRNGIDNQAFEAIEIIDQNRAKEM, from the coding sequence ATGGCACGCACCTTGCATCAGTTCTTCAGAGACTATCTAGCAAACTGGCGCTTCTACAAAAATCGTCTGGTATCCAAGGACGGACACTGCCACATCGAATATGGCAACGTGGGATACAGCAGTCGTTTTGCGTATATGCAGGATCTCTGGACCACCTTTGTGGAGGTCCGTTGGCgttacattattttcttatttgtggCCTCCTTCACTCTAAGCTGGTTCATTTTTGGACTTATTTGGTACTGGATTGGTCTTGTTAATGGTGATATGTGGTGGCAAAATCCACCTCCAGACCATAAGCCATGCGTATTTAATGTTTTTGGCCTCACATCTGCCTTTCTCTACTCACTGGAAACACAGGCGACCATTGGTTATGGTCTGCGAGTACTCAGTCCATACTGCCCTGGTGCTGTCGCAGTAATTATCATCCAGTCCATCATTGGTATACTTATTAACTGCTTCTGGTGTGGACTGGTTATGGCAAAAATCGCTTTACCCAAGAAAAGAGCTAAGACCATTACCTTCAGTAAAATTGCAGTCATTTGTCCCAAAAATACTGCCCTCTGTTTGCAGATAAGAGTAGCCAACTTGCGTAAGACGTTAATGATTGGAAGTCAGTTATATGGCAAGCTGCTTAGGACAACAGTCACTCCAGAAGGAGAGACCATCATTCTGGACCAGGTCAATATTGATTTTATGGTCGATGCTGGAAAAGACAACCTCTTCTTTATTTGTCCGTTGACTTTGTATCATGTAATTGACAAGGATAGTCCATTTTTTAAGATGACTTCGAACACAGTGCTTCAACAGGAGTTTGAGTTGGTGGTGTTTCTGGACGGCACAGATGAATCCACCAGCTCCACCTGCCAAGTAAGGACGTCTTACCTCCCTCAGGAAATTAGGTGGGGATACAAGTTCCTCCCTATCATCTCCCGCAGTAAAGAAGGAAAATATTGTGTGGACTTTTCCAATTTTGAGAGAGTGGAAGCAGTTCCAACAGCACACTGTGCTCACTGCTTCTACAATGGCCCATGTGATCCTCACAGTCCTAGAAATGGCATTGATAACCAGGCTTTTGAAGCGATTGAAATAATTGATCAAAACCGTGCCAAAGAAATGTAA
- the selenok gene encoding selenoprotein K isoform X2 yields the protein MVYVSNGQVLDSRTRSPWRLSFLSDLFWGVVEFICLFFQTLVKPDLSKDGNQSSLSRYSDGRGPPGFPGRRRLGRINHGGGPSPPPMGGGUGR from the exons ATGGTGTACGTGTCAAACG gtCAAGTCCTGGACAGTAGGACACGGTCGCCATGGAGACTGTCTTTCCTTAGCGATCTCTTTTGGGGTGTAGTGGAGTTCATCTGCCTGTT CTTTCAGACCCTCGTCAAGCCAGATCTGTCAAAAGATGGGAATCAAAGTTCGTTGTCACGCTACAGTGATGGAAGAGG tcctCCAGGTTTTCCTGGGCGGAGGCGTTTGGGCAGGATAAATCATGGTGGAGGCCCAAGTCCTCCTCCAATGGGTGGTGGATGAGGAAGGTAA
- the selenok gene encoding selenoprotein K isoform X1, which yields MVYVSNGQVLDSRTRSPWRLSFLSDLFWGVVEFICLFFQTLVKPDLSKDGNQSSLSRYSDGRGPPGFPGRRRLGRINHGGGPSPPPMGGGUGR from the exons ATGGTGTACGTGTCAAACG gtCAAGTCCTGGACAGTAGGACACGGTCGCCATGGAGACTGTCTTTCCTTAGCGATCTCTTTTGGGGTGTAGTGGAGTTCATCTGCCTGTT CTTTCAGACCCTCGTCAAGCCAGATCTGTCAAAAGATGGGAATCAAAGTTCGTTGTCACGCTACAGTGATGGAAGAGG tcctCCAGGTTTTCCTGGGCGGAGGCGTTTGGGCAGGATAAATCATGGTGGAGGCCCAAGTCCTCCTCCAATGGGTGGTGGATGAGGAAG GTAA